A genomic stretch from Sulfuriferula thiophila includes:
- a CDS encoding sensor domain-containing diguanylate cyclase: MLDCIKQCPIPENEVQRLQAVRSYDILDTPPEVDFDTLTRVAAHAFNVPAAVIGLMDADRLWFKSEIGLGTQQLDRQIAFCAHAVMRPEEPLVVEDLQQDPRFLGNPLVTQLPHLRFYAGAPLIDRHGYALGTIAVVDTQPRTFSESQRALLRDLSTLAITALENRQRANRLSHLAMTDHLTGLANRVQFERTLNSELAHARRTGEPFTVFYMDLDGFKDINDTFGHFSGDEVLCEVAARMTQQIRTEDLLVRLGGDEFGIFMRQSAGASAESLVKRIMEVVSAPIMLATGDKVSIGISIGFATYSDATDSIATLLAQADQALYAIKRKG; encoded by the coding sequence ATGCTCGATTGCATCAAACAATGTCCTATTCCTGAAAATGAAGTACAACGACTGCAAGCTGTGCGTTCTTACGATATTCTTGATACGCCGCCAGAGGTGGATTTTGATACGTTAACGCGGGTTGCAGCGCATGCATTCAATGTGCCCGCAGCGGTGATCGGGTTAATGGATGCTGATCGACTCTGGTTCAAGTCGGAAATCGGGCTGGGGACGCAGCAGCTCGACCGTCAGATTGCGTTTTGCGCGCACGCCGTGATGCGGCCGGAAGAACCGCTGGTGGTGGAAGATTTGCAGCAGGATCCGCGGTTTCTGGGAAACCCGCTGGTTACCCAGCTCCCACATCTGCGCTTTTACGCCGGAGCGCCTCTGATCGACCGCCATGGTTATGCGCTGGGAACCATTGCCGTAGTGGACACCCAGCCACGTACATTCAGTGAATCCCAGCGTGCATTGTTACGCGATCTGTCTACGTTGGCGATTACTGCGCTGGAAAACCGCCAGCGGGCAAATCGGCTCAGCCATCTGGCCATGACGGATCATCTGACCGGCCTTGCAAACAGGGTGCAATTCGAGCGAACACTGAACTCCGAGTTGGCGCATGCCCGACGTACGGGTGAGCCTTTTACCGTGTTTTACATGGATTTGGACGGTTTTAAAGACATCAATGATACGTTCGGTCATTTCTCCGGGGATGAAGTGCTATGTGAAGTCGCAGCGCGTATGACGCAACAGATACGTACTGAAGATCTGCTGGTGCGCTTGGGCGGTGATGAGTTCGGTATCTTCATGCGGCAAAGCGCGGGTGCGTCAGCCGAATCTTTAGTAAAACGCATTATGGAAGTCGTATCGGCGCCTATCATGCTTGCCACGGGGGACAAGGTCAGTATCGGTATTTCGATTGGCTTTGCGACGTACTCAGACGCTACCGACTCTATCGCTACCCTACTAGCACAGGCTGATCAGGCGCTGTACGCGATTAAGCGCAAGGGCTGA
- a CDS encoding DMT family transporter: protein MKTNSVYLLVIVATVFWGANFALAGPILHDVAPLWAAALRFTLGALIMITFVSWRGESLIAPARRHAGVYLLIGAIGIGGFNLLFFYALQTTSAGNAALIMATNPLMTTLLAAVTLGERPGGRLLLSLPLALSGVFVVVTGGDMSKLAHLQDVRGDLLMLGANVAWAAYNVLSRSAMPKLPALTNTTLVMSAGAMLLLIVAISSGEQLTMPGVHAAIALAIMVTAGTVLAYLFWNTGIAHLGAGRTALFLNLVPVFAMLTAAIMGTMPTLVQIIGGILVIGGVSLAMLPRSKASTVARD, encoded by the coding sequence ATGAAGACCAACTCGGTATATCTGCTTGTTATCGTTGCAACCGTGTTCTGGGGGGCGAATTTCGCGCTGGCCGGGCCGATACTACATGACGTTGCGCCGTTATGGGCCGCAGCACTGCGTTTTACACTGGGCGCGCTTATCATGATCACCTTCGTCAGCTGGCGCGGTGAAAGCCTCATTGCGCCAGCACGGCGCCATGCCGGTGTTTACCTGCTGATTGGCGCGATTGGCATTGGCGGTTTTAATCTGCTGTTTTTCTATGCCTTGCAAACCACTTCGGCAGGCAATGCGGCACTGATCATGGCGACCAACCCGTTAATGACCACCTTGCTTGCTGCCGTGACGCTGGGCGAGCGCCCTGGCGGACGCCTGCTGTTGTCGCTGCCACTGGCATTATCAGGCGTATTCGTAGTGGTCACCGGCGGCGACATGAGCAAACTGGCTCATTTACAAGATGTGCGCGGCGACCTGCTCATGCTCGGCGCCAATGTTGCATGGGCCGCTTACAACGTGCTAAGCCGCAGCGCGATGCCGAAACTGCCGGCACTCACCAACACCACGCTGGTGATGTCGGCCGGCGCGATGTTATTACTGATAGTGGCCATCAGCAGTGGCGAACAGCTGACCATGCCCGGCGTACATGCCGCCATAGCACTGGCCATCATGGTCACGGCTGGCACCGTGCTTGCCTACCTGTTCTGGAATACCGGCATCGCCCATCTGGGTGCGGGACGCACGGCTTTATTCCTTAATCTGGTACCGGTATTTGCAATGCTGACGGCCGCCATCATGGGCACCATGCCTACGCTGGTGCAAATCATCGGCGGGATATTGGTGATCGGTGGCGTGAGCCTGGCAATGCTGCCGCGCAGCAAGGCCAGCACAGTTGCCCGCGATTAA
- a CDS encoding HPP family protein → MLRKLLAIAGVDFTPISHAERWISISGAFVGIFFVYLCSSYFLHGQNVPLVVASMGASAVLLFAVPHGALSQPWALVGGQLISALIGVTCNELIPQALIAVPLAVALAVGAMHYLRCIHPPGGATALVAAMGGADMHALGYGFVLEPVLLNVVIILIVAVVFSWMIPWRRYPAYLSEDKVETPSEVITAYPAISHEDFLYALKQIDSFIDVNEHDLMRIYQLATKHHTLGAELASTSRKKTRLFIST, encoded by the coding sequence ATGTTACGGAAATTATTAGCCATTGCGGGCGTAGACTTTACCCCGATAAGCCATGCTGAGCGCTGGATTTCAATCAGCGGTGCGTTTGTCGGGATATTTTTTGTCTACTTATGTTCGAGTTATTTTTTGCATGGACAGAACGTGCCGCTGGTCGTCGCCTCGATGGGGGCATCCGCGGTGCTGTTGTTCGCCGTGCCGCACGGGGCGTTGTCGCAGCCCTGGGCGCTGGTCGGTGGTCAACTGATTTCAGCATTGATTGGCGTAACGTGCAATGAACTGATTCCGCAGGCGCTGATTGCCGTGCCGCTGGCAGTCGCACTGGCGGTGGGGGCGATGCATTATTTGCGCTGCATACATCCTCCCGGCGGGGCAACTGCACTGGTTGCAGCCATGGGTGGTGCAGATATGCATGCACTTGGTTACGGCTTTGTGCTGGAGCCGGTCTTGCTGAATGTGGTGATTATCCTGATCGTTGCAGTGGTGTTCAGCTGGATGATCCCGTGGCGGCGTTATCCGGCGTACCTGTCCGAGGATAAAGTCGAGACGCCGAGTGAAGTGATAACCGCATATCCCGCCATTTCACATGAAGATTTTCTTTATGCACTAAAGCAGATCGATTCGTTCATCGACGTCAACGAGCATGACCTGATGCGGATTTATCAGCTGGCGACCAAGCATCATACGCTGGGCGCCGAGCTGGCATCCACGTCCCGTAAAAAAACACGGCTGTTCATAAGCACTTAA
- the gcvA gene encoding transcriptional regulator GcvA translates to MSRRLPSLNALRAFEAVARHLSFARAAEELHVTPAAVSQLVKQLEAHLDMSLFKRGKVLALSSSASAALPLIAEAFDRLERAVEQLRIDNDSGTLVVSAPPAFAARWLIPRLDDFQTLHPDIEIRLLATRRVIDFALEDVDVAVRFGSGVYPGLFSERLMQETIVPVAAPSLAASIHHPADLLKCTLLQDDAYEWDPAFPDWETWLATLNVPVKLPLRIRHFGDVNLVVQAATAGLGVALAWHTLVVDELGSGRLIPLFDTMLPTDRAYHLVTLNHRQSLPKVRAFRDWLQAQAAR, encoded by the coding sequence ATGTCAAGACGATTGCCATCATTGAATGCATTGCGTGCCTTTGAAGCCGTCGCGCGGCATCTGTCATTCGCCCGCGCCGCCGAGGAGCTGCACGTTACTCCGGCGGCAGTGAGCCAACTGGTCAAGCAACTGGAAGCGCATCTGGATATGAGCCTGTTCAAGCGCGGCAAAGTGCTGGCCCTCAGCTCATCCGCCAGCGCCGCGCTGCCGTTGATTGCCGAAGCTTTCGACCGGCTGGAGCGGGCAGTGGAACAGCTGCGTATCGATAACGACAGTGGCACACTGGTGGTTTCGGCACCGCCGGCATTCGCCGCGCGCTGGCTGATTCCGCGCCTGGACGATTTTCAGACCTTGCATCCTGATATCGAGATACGCTTGCTGGCAACGCGCCGTGTCATTGATTTTGCATTGGAAGATGTCGATGTGGCGGTGCGCTTCGGCTCCGGTGTCTACCCCGGTTTGTTCAGTGAACGCCTGATGCAGGAGACCATCGTCCCGGTCGCGGCACCTTCGTTGGCAGCATCTATCCATCATCCGGCGGATTTGCTGAAATGCACGCTGCTGCAAGACGATGCCTATGAATGGGATCCGGCATTTCCGGATTGGGAAACCTGGCTGGCAACACTGAATGTGCCGGTAAAATTACCGCTGCGCATTCGCCATTTTGGCGACGTCAATCTGGTAGTGCAGGCTGCAACGGCCGGGCTGGGGGTGGCACTGGCATGGCATACGCTGGTCGTGGATGAACTGGGTAGCGGCAGGCTGATCCCGTTATTTGATACGATGTTGCCAACCGATCGCGCCTATCATCTGGTCACGCTTAATCATCGGCAATCTTTGCCTAAGGTGCGGGCATTTCGCGATTGGCTGCAGGCTCAGGCTGCCCGATAA
- a CDS encoding helicase HerA-like domain-containing protein yields MTNPIYLAQAQHPIYLLPQMANRHGLITGATGTGKTVSLQVLAEQFSRIGVPVFMSDIKGDLSGLAVAGGNNPKVAARVTQLALTDFAYSAYPVTFWDAFGKQGHPMRATISDMGPLLLGRMLNLNDTQAGVLNMVFKIADDNGMLLLDLKDLRAMLQYVGDNAKDFTTEYGNVSTASIGAIQRGLLALESEGGENIFGEPMLNIDDLIQTDAQGRGMINILAADDLMQAPKVYATLLLWLLSELYENLPEAGDMDKPKLVFFFDEAHLLFNDAPTALVDKIEQVVRLIRSKAVGVYFVTQNPADVPDKVLSQLGNRIQHALRAFSPRDQKAVKAAAETMRDNPALDEAAVITELGVGEALVSCLDEKGRPGIVERALILPPTAQIGPISPEQRKDIISQSLLVGHYEQEVDRESAYEKLKQRAVASTTTILTDTQTQPESTGGWLGGIFGNNNQPGATRRRENALEALTKSAARAIGSEVGRSIIRGVLGSLLGGKK; encoded by the coding sequence ATGACCAACCCTATCTATCTCGCGCAAGCACAACACCCTATTTACCTGTTACCGCAAATGGCTAACCGCCATGGCCTGATTACCGGCGCTACCGGCACCGGCAAGACTGTGTCCCTACAAGTACTCGCCGAGCAATTTTCGCGTATCGGCGTGCCTGTGTTCATGTCCGATATCAAAGGCGATCTGTCCGGCCTGGCCGTGGCGGGTGGCAACAACCCCAAAGTCGCAGCGCGCGTCACTCAGCTGGCATTGACCGATTTCGCATACAGCGCTTACCCGGTCACGTTCTGGGATGCCTTCGGCAAACAAGGCCACCCGATGCGCGCCACCATTTCCGACATGGGGCCACTGCTGCTGGGGCGCATGCTCAATCTGAATGATACTCAGGCTGGCGTACTGAACATGGTATTCAAAATCGCCGATGATAACGGCATGCTGCTGCTCGACCTCAAGGATTTGCGCGCGATGTTGCAATACGTCGGCGATAACGCCAAAGACTTCACCACGGAATACGGCAATGTCTCCACGGCCAGTATCGGTGCGATTCAGCGCGGACTGCTGGCACTGGAAAGCGAAGGCGGAGAAAATATCTTCGGCGAGCCCATGCTCAACATTGATGACCTGATCCAGACCGACGCTCAGGGGCGCGGCATGATCAACATCCTCGCTGCCGATGACCTGATGCAAGCGCCCAAGGTCTATGCCACCCTGCTGCTGTGGCTGTTATCCGAGCTGTACGAAAATCTGCCGGAAGCAGGCGACATGGACAAACCCAAACTGGTATTTTTCTTTGACGAAGCCCACTTGCTGTTTAACGATGCGCCTACCGCACTCGTGGACAAAATCGAACAGGTGGTGCGTCTGATTCGCTCCAAAGCAGTTGGCGTGTACTTCGTCACCCAGAACCCGGCCGACGTACCCGACAAGGTACTGTCCCAACTTGGTAACCGTATCCAGCACGCCCTGCGCGCCTTCAGCCCGCGCGACCAGAAAGCAGTCAAGGCCGCTGCCGAAACCATGCGCGACAATCCGGCGCTGGACGAAGCCGCTGTCATCACTGAGCTCGGCGTAGGCGAAGCACTGGTGTCATGCCTGGACGAAAAAGGCCGCCCCGGTATCGTCGAGCGCGCACTGATCCTGCCGCCTACCGCACAAATCGGCCCGATCAGCCCGGAACAGCGCAAAGACATTATCAGCCAGTCACTACTGGTCGGTCATTACGAACAGGAAGTCGACCGCGAATCTGCCTACGAGAAACTCAAACAGCGCGCCGTTGCCAGCACAACTACCATACTAACAGATACACAGACACAGCCTGAATCCACTGGCGGCTGGCTGGGTGGCATATTCGGCAACAACAATCAGCCCGGCGCCACACGGCGGCGTGAAAACGCGCTGGAAGCGCTGACCAAGAGTGCGGCACGCGCGATCGGCTCGGAAGTCGGACGCAGCATTATCCGCGGGGTATTAGGTTCATTGCTGGGTGGTAAAAAATAG